A section of the Pseudorasbora parva isolate DD20220531a chromosome 2, ASM2467924v1, whole genome shotgun sequence genome encodes:
- the zmp:0000001048 gene encoding retinol dehydrogenase 8 — MGSRKVLVTGCSSGIGLAVAVRLAKDELRRFKVVATMRDLDRREALERAAGETLNRSLEIRQLDATCEDSIRECVNSLSDRQVDVLVNNAGVGMIGPLECQSVSATQELFNTNFFGLVRLVKELLPDMKRRKSGHIVVMSSVLGIQGLLFNDLYAASKFAVEGFCESLAVQALKFNIKMTLVEPGPVVTEFENKVYEEAEKMDLSETDEETAQIFRQIYLPYSRRIFHSIGQTPEEVAEQTFKLIVSKNPPFRHQTNRLYVPLTAMKHADPTGRLPIDAFYKMIFQHDRVFNASLSIMRILHRRMGQGAA; from the exons GATGCTCCTCTGGAATTGGTTTGGCGGTGGCAGTCCGTCTTGCAAAAGATGAGTTAAGGCGCTTCAAAG TTGTGGCCACCATGAGGGACCTGGATCGGAGAGAAGCTCTGGAGAGAGCAGCCGGGGAAACGCTTAACCGATCCCTAGAGATCCGACAGCTGGATGCCACCTGTGAGGACTCCATCAGAGAGTGCGTCAACAGCTTGTCAGATCGACAAGTGGATGTGTTAG TGAATAATGCCGGTGTGGGCATGATTGGTCCGTTGGAGTGCCAGAGTGTAAGTGCCACGCAGGAACTCTTCAACACTAATTTCTTTGGCCTGGTGAGACTGGTGAAGGAACTGTTGCCTGATATGAAGCGGCGTAAGAGTGGACACATCGTGGTGATGAGCAGCGTCCTGGGCATCCAAG gactACTTTTCAATGATCTATATGCTGCCTCCAAATTTGCTGTGGAAGGGTTTTGTGAGAGTCTTGCTGTGCAAGCTTTGAAGTTCAATATCAA GATGACTTTAGTGGAGCCAGGTCCAGTTGTAACTGAGTTTGAGAACAAGGTGTATGAGGAGGCAGAGAAGATGGACCTGTCAGAGACTGATGAGGAGACCGCACAAATCTTCCGGCAGATCTACCTTCCATATTCACGCAGAATTTTTCATTCAATCGGGCAGACACCTGAGGAGGTGGCAGAG CAAACTTTCAAGCTGATTGTGTCCAAGAACCCTCCTTTTCGTCATCAGACCAACCGTTTGTACGTGCCACTGACTGCCATGAAGCATGCTGACCCCACAGGGCGACTACCCATAGACGCATTCTATAAAATGATCTTCCAGCATGACCGCGTGTTCAATGCTAGTCTGAGTATTATGCGCATTTTACACAGGAGAATGGGCCAAGGTGCTGCCTAA